The genomic region GCGACGCGATCGCGGAAGCCGGGGCGTCTTCCGTGCGGGACATGGGCCGGGTCATGAAGATCCTGCGTCCGGGCCTGCAAGGGCGTGCCGATATGGCGCAGGCCGCGGCCAAGGTCCGGCAACTGCTGGGCTGAGGTTGCCCGTGTCCCGCGCGGTTTTCCCGGACGGCGCGGCGGGCGCCGCCTTCTCCGTCGCGCCTCCCGCGGGGCCGTATATACTGCATACCCGGAGGCCCCCGGCATGACAGGCAGGATCCCCGATTCTTTCATTGCGCAGGTTTTGGAGCGCACCGACATCGTCGCGTTGATCGGCGGCTACGTGCCGCTGCGCAAGGCGGGGCGCGATTCCGTGGGGCTGTGCCCGTTCCACAAGGAAAAGACCCCGTCTTTCACGGTCAGCCCCGAAAAGCAGTTCTACCACTGTTTCGGTTGCGGCGCGTCCGGCACCGCTATCGGCTTTCTCATGAAGCATGCCGGTATGCAGTTTCCGGATGCGGTGGAGGAATTGGCGCATCGCGCCGGCATGGAGATGTTGCGGGAGGGGGGCGGCGGCCATGGCGGCGGCCGGCTGCGGGAGATCTACGCATTGTTGCAACGGGCGGCGGAATATTACCGGCGGCAACTTCGCGGAGAGCCGGGCAAGAAGGCCAGGGATTACCTGCGCCGGCGGGAGATCGGCGAACAGGCCGCCCAGGCATACGGCTTGGGCTATGCCGCGCCCGGCTGGGATGGACTGCTGCGGGAACTGGGAGGCGACGAGGCCGCGCGCCGGCTGTTGGTCGAGGCCGGGCTGGCGAAAGAACCGAAAGAACGTGGCAGCGGGATGTACGACCGTTTTCGGAACCGGATCATGTTCCCCGTTTATGGCCGCCGCCGCGACCGGCCGGTAGGTTTCGGCGCTCGCGCCATCGGCACGGACGAACCCAAATACCTTAATTCTCCGGAGACCGCGGTCTTTCGCAAGGGGCGCGAGTTGTACGGGGCGCACATGCCCCTGCGCGAGCGCGGCCCGCTTGAGCGGGTGTACGTGGTGGAAGGCTATCTGGACGTGATTTCCCTTGCGGAACGGGGGGTCGCCAATGCGGTCGCTGCTCTGGGGACCGCCGTCACGCGGTCCCAGCTGGAGTCCGCGTTCCGGCTTTGCCGGCAGCTGGTGCTGTGTTTCGATGGCGACGCGGCCGGCCGCAA from Gammaproteobacteria bacterium harbors:
- the dnaG gene encoding DNA primase yields the protein MTGRIPDSFIAQVLERTDIVALIGGYVPLRKAGRDSVGLCPFHKEKTPSFTVSPEKQFYHCFGCGASGTAIGFLMKHAGMQFPDAVEELAHRAGMEMLREGGGGHGGGRLREIYALLQRAAEYYRRQLRGEPGKKARDYLRRREIGEQAAQAYGLGYAAPGWDGLLRELGGDEAARRLLVEAGLAKEPKERGSGMYDRFRNRIMFPVYGRRRDRPVGFGARAIGTDEPKYLNSPETAVFRKGRELYGAHMPLRERGPLERVYVVEGYLDVISLAERGVANAVAALGTAVTRSQLESAFRLCRQLVLCFDGDAAGRNAAGRVLETALPLLRPGMELRFLLLPEGEDPDTFVRRVGAARFADLSRTIPLSDFLIGKVREGLALDSREGRARLLDRAAKYLERLGDPFLRRLILQDLAPLVGMDADFLELQIRARPEAPLRTEAARPPESSLVGNIIALILQRPALALRVAQPESLRRLEVPGADFLADLVQWVCDHPQAACAGILEHWRGSRYEKRLQELAAVTSPIDEEAVLEKELQGALARLRQRHDRQRLRALIAKGPEGLGPEDREELQALQRSCTESPRAGIS